A region from the Leishmania panamensis strain MHOM/PA/94/PSC-1 chromosome 20 sequence genome encodes:
- a CDS encoding hypothetical protein (TriTrypDB/GeneDB-style sysID: LpmP.20.5040), whose protein sequence is MQRDAYAAIVRYRNRRKTPVRVLQMNGAVFHENLMEDFFIGYRNRRLALMTHTPGQDPRLPRLPKDIIVPNYKTFLRIHQPHFMYRLLPLLSSDVEAFAAMQAICASPGSPFTIEDRLESQLLNYRLSKMCAGRDRICEFFKDYTSPEELRMPTATRALPIVGTFFQGLMVHDGLVAATPQTTLFRPPTTEEAAEVPSSTSTGDSRGESSAAAASVGDGGFVVESSNGSLDSTKRTSHKKRANASIAALLTTHDILSEAAITQRSLMAKFLESDLYNQFGSPSVIAAKVRSVDERMHFMAVKRVCAGRTSTAENMRVRVRLLELARKQNLHVYEKVDEGEYAYAMM, encoded by the coding sequence ATGCAGAGAGACGCCTACGCAGCGATTGTGCGATACCGTAACCGGCGCAAGACCCCGGTGCGGGTGTTGCAGATGAATGGTGCCGTGTTCCACGAAAATCTTATGGAGGATTTCTTCATTGGTTACCGAAACCGCCGCTTGGCGCTCATGACACACACGCCCGGTCAAGACCCACGACTTCCCCGCCTGCCGAAGGACATTATAGTCCCTAACTACAAAACATTCTTGCGGATTCATCAGCCGCACTTTATGTACCGACTTCTGCCTCTCCTGAGCTCAGATGTGGAGGCCTTTGCAGCGATGCAGGCAATCTGTGCCAGCCCTGGATCGCCATTTACGATTGAGGACCGCCTCGAGTCGCAGCTCCTCAACTACCGTCTGTCCAAGATGTGCGCTGGCCGCGACAGGATCTGCGAGTTTTTTAAGGACTACACAAGTCCAGAGGAACTGCGGATGCCCACCGCAACGCGCGCGTTGCCGATTGTGGGAACCTTCTTTCAGGGACTCATGGTGCACGATGGGCTGGTGGCGGCAACACCGCAAACGACGTTGTTCAGACCCCCTACAACcgaagaagcggcagaggtACCCTCCTCGACAAGCACCGGTGATAGCAGAGGAGAAtcctcggcagcagccgcttcaGTCGGTGACGGAGGCTTTGTTGTAGAAAGCTCTAATGGGAGCCTCGACAGTACCAAGCGAACCTCCCACAAAAAGCGAGCCAACGCATCTATTGCGGCTCTCCTCACCACCCATGACATACTGAGCGAGGCTGCGATCACCCAGCGGTCCCTCATGGCTAAGTTCTTAGAGTCCGATTTGTATAACCAATTTGGCTCCCCATCGGTGATCGCGGCAAAGGTGCGCTCGGTGGATGAACGAATGCACTTCATGGCCGTAAAGCGGGTCTGCGCGGGGCGAACGAGCACAGCAGAGAACATGCGCGTtcgtgtgcgcctcctcgaaCTCGCAAGGAAGCAAAACCTTCACGTGTACGAGAAGGTTGACGAAGGTGAGTACGCTTACGCAATGATGTGA
- a CDS encoding ATP-dependent RNA helicase, putative (TriTrypDB/GeneDB-style sysID: LpmP.20.5050), with the protein MASFETWEDCIGPAKWLSEPLQHVLSYPKPLPVQQAVIPTITRALMSGVPNDVSLTAPTGSGKTLCYLIPLVGLLTELKRGIDDNALRCLILVPTQALGQQVYRELQRLTRPSSIKVACICAEAGGAAKGSPTEVEAAEARELVRRVVLPRFGGFEELTADGCSDAGESEDVDMLSGDEGDDDEDRHCFATHQQHSARGTIVRYFSNIDVIVSTPQRLLHHLDHTRGLRLATLRLLVIDEADQVLTGNFASQVQKVNARYEFEVQQQLRRQLRQQERMCELLTGVVSSNSASPSQSSAPAAMASPNPFQLLNGSGGVNLNAFLARGGPILHKVLCSATLSSRIARISNVKLRNCSYYVLDSNGEERKEEGIASSQQATTGTCTTAYSGAVVRTQFALPPTLQEHIIFVEDTYRPAVLLKLVHALRSRIAATVAQRRAEAAARWLAAEMVADNLDDRVHREASLPCIAAAQGANAAAASSLYPNVEDRAGTGILIFCATAEEARVMSHFLAAAGVSSVIEFTTLSSEAERRRALLDRTTNAEGTEAGSDGSCVVASDALMRGIDIPNVGHVIMYHPPEAVSQYVHRAGRTARAMRPGHVHLLLSKTGPSGTQEDGEMALYKRLSQSLSRTLPVSYERSFFRFTEAPSRVGSGTAAGSSTATDAPVNAAPSASTATSTPSANGRAVSEEIGSVEWWVAQAGQFLVQSQHQLQRRWASVLESAAAAAAGKAKTTPAAREGSSTPAAIIAPRSDADANKMEASSGRKRDRSIVSNTTRMKSVTAASAGSSLTTRRHS; encoded by the coding sequence ATGGCCTCTTTTGAGACATGGGAGGACTGCATTGGGCCAGCCAAGTGGCTCAGTGAGCCGCTGCAACACGTTCTCAGCTATCCGAAGCCTTTGCCGGTTCAGCAGGCCGTCATCCCAACCATCACGCGAGCGCTCATGAGCGGGGTGCCCAACGACGTCAGCCTAACTGCCCCCACCGGGAGCGGCAAAACGCTTTGCTATTTGATCCCATTGGTAGGCCTCCTCACAGAGTTGAAAAGAGGCATTGATGATAACGCGCTACGCTGCTTGATTCTCGTCCCAACGCAGGCGCTTGGGCAGCAAGTGTACCGCGAATTGCAGCGCCTGACGCGTCCGAGCTCGATCAAAGTTGCGTGCATCTGCGCTGAGGCGGGGGGCGCAGCAAAGGGCTCACCAACAGAAgtagaggcagcagaggctcGCGAGTTGGTGCGGCGAGTCGTGCTGCCTCGTTTTGGCGGCTTCGAGGAGCTGACTGCGGATGGATGCAGTGATGCTGGCGAGAGTGAAGATGTCGACATGTTGAGCGGTGACGaaggagacgacgacgaggacagACACTGCTTCGCCACACATCAGCAACACAGCGCTAGGGGCACCATTGTACGGTACTTCTCCAACATTGATGTGATTGTTTCCACGCCGCAGAGACTTCTCCATCATCTCGACCACACGCGTGGGCTGCGCCTAGCAACTCTACGCCTGTTGGTGATTGACGAGGCGGACCAAGTGCTGACCGGCAACTTCGCCTCGCAGGTGCAGAAAGTGAACGCACGGTACGAGTttgaggtgcagcagcagctgcgacgccaGCTACGGCAGCAAGAGCGCATGTGTGAACTCCTCACGGGTGTCGTGTCTTCAAATTCCGCTTCTCCTAGTCAGTCTTCCGCGCCAGCAGCCATGGCATCGCCAAACCCGTTCCAACTGCTGAATGGCTCCGGTGGCGTTAATCTCAACGCCTTTTTGGCACGTGGGGGCCCTATTTTGCATAAGGTTCTCTGCTCCGCTACACTCTCCTCGCGCATCGCCCGAATCTCCAACGTGAAACTGCGCAACTGCAGCTACTACGTTCTCGACAGTAACGGCGAGGAACGCAAGGAGGAAGGAATTGCGTCATCGCAGCAGGCAACGACGGGGACATGCACGACAGCATACAGCGGTGCCGTGGTGCGCACCCAGTTCGCACTTCCGCCAACGCTGCAAGAACACATTATCTTTGTGGAGGACACGTACCGGCCAGCGGTCTTGCTCAAGCTGGTGCACGCTCTGCGGAGCCGTATCGCAGCTACAGTTGCACAGAGGCGTGCTGAGGCTGCCGCTCGATGGCTAGCAGCCGAAATGGTGGCCGATAACCTTGACGATCGTGTGCACAGAGAAGCGAGCCTTCCTTGTatagcagcagcgcagggtgcgaacgctgccgctgcatcaTCGCTGTACCCGAACGTGGAGGACAGGGCAGGAACAGGCATCCTCATCTTCTGCGCTACCGCAGAGGAGGCACGTGTCATGAGCCACTTCCTAGCTGCCGCCGGAGTCTCGTCCGTCATCGAGTTCACGACGCTCTCCAGTGAAgcggagcggcgccgcgcgctgctggatcGGACGACCAACGCGGAGGGCACAGAGGCTGGTTCCGACGGCTCCTGCGTCGTAGCCTCAGACGCTCTCATGCGCGGCATTGACATCCCCAACGTGGGCCATGTGATTATGTACCACCCGCCCGAGGCCGTGTCGCAGTACGTTCATCGCGCAGGGCGCACGGCGCGCGCGATGCGGCCCGGACatgtgcacctgctgctgagcaagACCGGGCCAAGTGGCACGCAGGAGGACGGAGAGATGGCGCTGTACAAGCGGCTGTCTCAGTCACTTTCGCGAACGCTGCCGGTGTCGTATGAGCGGAGTTTCTTCCGATTCACCGAAGCGCCGTCGCGCGTGGGTAgtggcacagctgcgggCTCGTCGACTGCAACGGACGCGCCAGTGAACGCTGCGCCGTCAGCCAGCACGGCAACCTCAACACCCAGTGCCAATGGCCGAGCAGTCTCTGAAGAAATCGGCTCCGTCGAATGGTGGGTGGCTCAAGCCGGTCAGTTCCTGGTGCAGTCccagcaccagctgcagcgtcggtgGGCCTCAGTGCTGGAatctgccgcagcagcggctgcaggaaAGGCGAAAACGACTCCTGCCGCGCGCGAAGGTAGCTCCACACCAGCGGCTATCATTGCCCCCCGTAGTGACGCGGATGCAAACAAAATGGAGGCATCCTCGGGGAGGAAGCGAGACCGCAGCATCGTTTCTAACACAACCAGAATGAAGTCAGTGACGGCCGCTTCTGCGGGCAGCAGCTTGACTACACGACGGCACTCATGA
- a CDS encoding hypothetical protein (TriTrypDB/GeneDB-style sysID: LpmP.20.5060), whose product MGGKRKKSNNGPIKKESKYKIPTRFDCPLCDTKASIVVRIFRVTSDATVRCRVCGAGGTKRWNVLRLEKPVDVFFRFHEALVQRDHADLQQVEMGREVRVSTGASNADYGGRQSNLGKEAYSVADATMADRNRLGSSAATAATASVGSRAKHVKSLGELQRKLAVPAWLDCAAAPIASCVNLRDDYEGEAEGAAAHYFAPREEVHSAEDEDDEYGRLFQ is encoded by the coding sequence ATGGGTGGCAAGCGCAAAAAGTCAAACAACGGACCAAtcaagaaggagagcaagTACAAGATCCCCACCCGATTTGACTGCCCATTGTGTGATACCAAGGCCTCCATTGTCGTCAGAATTTTTCGTGTGACAAGCGATGCCACGGTGAGGTGCCGCGTATGCGGAGCGGGCGGGACGAAGCGGTGGAATGTGCTACGCCTTGAGAAACCCGTAGATGTGTTTTTTCGCTTTCACGAGGCGCTGGTTCAGCGCGATCACGCGGATCTACAGCAGGTAGAGATGGGTCGCGAGGTGAGAGTGAGCACTGGCGCGTCCAACGCCGACTACGGTGGGCGCCAGAGCAACCTGGGAAAGGAGGCGTACTCGGTAGCAGACGCAACCATGGCGGACAGGAATCGGCTCGgctcctctgctgccaccgctgcaaccGCGTCAGTGGGCTCACGTGCGAAACACGTCAAGTCTCTGGGTGAGTTGCAGCGCAAGTTGGCCGTGCCAGCGTGGTTGGAttgcgccgcggcgccgatCGCCTCTTGTGTCAACCTCCGCGACGACTACGAGGGCGAGGCAGAAGGGGCGGCAGCACACTACTTCGCCCCTCGTGAAGAAGTGCACAgcgccgaggacgaggatgacgagtACGGCCGGCTGTTCCAATGA
- a CDS encoding hypothetical protein (TriTrypDB/GeneDB-style sysID: LpmP.20.5070), translating into MLICVTTSADSNVLPRRRRTTATMSDARDGIEPRCGNFASRKARGETGGCKTSASRSSGKNKEHSYDARRYHQNANRHGIHALRTFDCPVCDSKNTIRVTLNPRLGQGTVTCTYCCSLRPVPTDLPYPSVQAFVPSLENKADVFFRFNEQYAELLQLHMEGHVGGSSDPPSHSAAADSTRKRAGKDDGASDGPTRRPRAEDGLFGDYLPYIDTCLLSNTVDQHVIGATGMLVSDDDGGSDNVVDTNLANPKRVSTPSPPRLDGADVPESNFMSVAMITGVDEAVAEEADVAEFFADSD; encoded by the coding sequence ATGCTCATCTGTGTAACAACAAGTGCTGATTCAAACGTGCTACCCCGCCGACGCCGGACGACTGCTACCATGTCCGACGCAAGAGACGGGATCGAGCCGCGGTGTGGCAACTTTGCCAGCCGAAAAGCGCGCGGTGAGACGGGGGGCTGTAAGACCAGCGcaagcagaagcagcggcaagaaCAAAGAGCACAGCTACGATGCCCGCCGTTATCACCAGAACGCCAACAGGCACGGCATTCACGCACTGCGCACGTTTGACTGCCCTGTGTGTGACTCTAAAAACACGATCCGTGTCACCCTCAACCCACGGCTCGGCCAGGGAACGGTGACCTGCACGTACTGCTGCTCACTGAGGCCTGTACCAACCGATCTGCCATACCCGAGCGTTCAGGCCTTCGTTCCATCGCTGGAGAACAAGGCAGATGTGTTCTTTCGCTTCAACGAGCAGTACGCCGAGCTGTTGCAGCTACATATGGAAGGGCACGTCGGTGGATCGAGCGACCCGCCTTCACATTCGGCAGCTGCGGATAGCACGCGAAAACGCGCCGGCAAGGATGACGGTGCAAGTGACGGACCTACTCGCAGACCAAGAGCAGAGGACGGGTTGTTTGGTGATTATTTGCCTTACATAGACACTTGCTTGCTCAGCAACACGGTGGACCAGCATGTAATAGGAGCGACGGGCATGCTCGTcagcgatgatgacggcggcagcgacaacgTGGTGGACACCAACCTGGCAAATCCGAAAAGGGTGTCGACGCCGTCCCCACCGCGGCTGGACGGTGCCGATGTGCCGGAGAGCAACTTCATGAGTGTTGCCATGATCACCGGCGTGGATGAGGCAGTCGCTGAG